The Arachis ipaensis cultivar K30076 chromosome B07, Araip1.1, whole genome shotgun sequence genomic interval TGACTTAAAGATTTAGAGTTCAATCCTTGTTAAATCGCAAGAGCTTTTTTGTGAGCTTGAAAGAgcatattagagatataaccattcatTGGAAGATAGtcaatgcattaaaattaaactttatTTTGGGATGTTTCAGGTTCTGTTTGGATATCATCAGAAATGAAAGGGTTGAATGATGATTGTGAGCATTTTGAGTGTTTTCCACCTGGTCATTTGTACTCAAGCAGAGAAAGAGCATTTAGAAGATGGTACAATCCTCCATGGTTCTCTGAGGCTATTCCTTCAGCTCCTTATGACCCTCTTGCTTTGAGGCATGCCTTTGAGAAGGTAAACCACAAAAAAGTACTATTAGGTAGTGTTTTTGTGTACTTGATAGAAAACACACAAttgattttagttttatttcattATGTTTGGTTTTGCTTTGTATCTTTCACTCAAATTTTTGGGAAACTAATATGGTGAATGTTATTACAGGCAGTCATAAAAAGATTGATGACTGATGTGCCTTTTGGTGTTCTGCTCTCTGGTGGTTTGGACTCTTCATTGGTTGCATCCATCACTTCTCGCTACCTCGCCACCACGAAGGCTGCCGAGCAATGGGGATCAAAATTGCACTCATTCTGCGTTGGCCTCGAGGTGGGATAAGACTTAGTTGTTGTTATAGTAACAATAGTCTATACTACTAGTTTTCTTAACAAAATCTTTAATGTTTTGTTAATCTTTCGTCGTATCCAATAGGGCTCACCGGATTTGAAGGCTGCAAAAGAAGTTGCAGACTATCTAGGAACTGTCCACCATGAATTTCATTTTACTGTTCAGGTATATGCATGAAACAGGTTCTTTTAACACTTTTTAGATCATAATTTGTAGCCCAAGTGTTTGTAAAAATGTCATAGTTAGTAAGTAATTTATATATGGCAAATGCAGGATGGCATAGATGCAATTGAAGATGTTATCTACCACATTGAAACATATGATGTAACTACAATTAGAGCAAGCACGCCAATGTTTCTTATGTCAAGGAAGATTAAATCACTTGGTGTCAAATGGGTGATATCTGGTGAAGGTTCAGATGAGATCTTTGGCGGGTATCTATACTTCCACAAGGCTCCAAACAAGGAAGAGTTTCACCAAGAGACTTGCCGCAAGGTCGTCGAAATTTCATGCTCATTATGAGAACATATATAGGGATTTAAGTGAAATACTATTAAAGTGTATTTGTTCTTTGTTCTGTAGATCAAAGCGCTTCACCAGTATGATTGCTTACGAGCCAATAAATCTACATTCGCTTGGGGCTTGGAAGCCAGAGTACCATTTTTGGACAAGGAGTTTATCAATGTTGCAATGAACATTGATCCTGAGTGGAAAATGGTATGAATAAAAAGAATGTGCTTTGGTTTTCAGAATATCACTTAAAATGTTAATAATTGAATTTCATTAAGCTGGTATATATTTTAACCTGTTCAGATAAAACGAGAAGAAGGAAGAATTGAGAAATGGGTTCTTAGGAGAGCCTTTGATGATGAAGAGAAACCTTATCTGCCAAAGGTATTCTTCAACTTTCCACAATCTCTATATATCTTATGCAAAATTTGTTGAACTAACACATAAACATTTTATTTGATGCAGCATATTTTGTATAGGCAGAAAGAACAATTCAGTGATGGAGTTGGTTATAGCTGGATTGATGGCCTTAAAGATCATGCTGCAAAACACGTATTGAATCCAAATCTTTTCGCTAAAATTCATCGATGAACTGAATTCAGCTAATTGTCATAGAATTTCTGTTGTTTTATGATTGATTCTTGTCATTTTTTATGCATAGGTGACTGATAAAATGATGCTCAATGCTGGTAACATATTCCCCCATAACACCCCAACAACCAAAGAGGCCTATTACTACAGAATGATATTTGAGAGGTTCTTCCCTcaggtaactttcttttctatttttatgattttgtaaaaaaGAAAAGCGAATAAGGCAAAAatagtaaaattttattttctattttgtttcatGTTAATTAATAGATCCAATTTTGAAGTTACTTGACAACATAATTTGAAAGGGGttgaataaaaaaattgtatTCCTCAATTTGGTTTTGCAGAACTCAGCCGTTCTCACTGTTCCCGGAGGAGCGAGCGTGGCATGTAGCACGGCGAAAGCTGTTGAATGGGATGCTTCCTGGTCCAAGAACCTTGATCCTTCAGGCAGAGCAGCGCTTGGAGTGCACATGTCAGCTTATGACGAAAAGGCCAACTCGGTCAGCAAGGCTGCAGAATTCGAGAAGATTATACCTATGGAATCGAGTCATGTTGGAGTTGCCATCCAGAGCTAGAAGAAGCTGGGGGGCGAGGAAGAATTGCTTGAGAATGAAGAAAtggaaaaagaattgcttgctgTGAAATTCTATTCCAAGAAATGCTAATATAGATATGACTAGCTTGTATTTATTTTGAATGCTGTGATTTGAACTCTATCAGAATATATTGGATTTCAAAGTGTTTTTTTAATCAGTTTATTAATGAACGCAAGCTCCACTGCTCTTCAGTGATGTAGAGTATGAAGCATATTCTTATTTTTACACTTCATGTAAAGATAAAGAAAATTCCATTTAAAAAGTCGGATTAAACTTGTAAGCAATTGACTTTCAAGTAACAACACATGGAAAAGAGGATATTAATATGGCAAAACATAACATTACAAAGACCAACTTCTAAAATGCAATATACAATATTATGTGAAAAGAATCATAAAAATCCTCTACTCAATGGTATAAGCTTTTAGAAAAGATGACTCTTGTAGAAAAAGGTCAATTCTTGAGTGGTGAGCAATTTGAACATTTGATAGAGTCAATGTTAAAAGTCTGAAGTGTAAACTTCTCCATGTTATCATTCAATTATCGAAATTTATATCATTAAAAGGAATTTAGTTTCTTAAGTAGTCATTGTGATTATTGTTACATTGAAAAAAGGTACTTAAGCCTANNNNNNNNNNNNNNNNNNNNNNNNNNNNNNNNNNNNNNNNNNNNNNNNNNNNNNNNNNNNNNNNNNNNNNNNNNNNNNNNNNNNNNNNNNNNNNNNNNNNNNNNNNNNNNNNNNNNNNNNNNNNNNNNNNNNNNNNNNNNNNNNNNNNNNNNNNNNNNNNNNNNNNNNNNNNNNNNNNNNNNNNNNNNNNNNNNNNNNNNNNNNNNNNNNNNNNNNNNNNNNNNNNNNNNNNNNNNNNNNNNNNNNNNNNNNNNNNNNNNNNNNNNNNNNNNNNNNNNNNNNNNNNNNNNNNNNNNNNNNNNNNNNNNNNNNNNNNNNNNNNNNNNNNNNNNNNNNNNNNNNNNNNNNNNNNNNNNNNNNNNNNNNNNNNNNNNNNNNNNNNNNNNNNNNNNNNNNNNNNNNNNNNNNNNNNNNNNNNNNNNNNNNNNNNNNNNNNNNNNNNNNNNNNNNNNNNNNNNNNNNNNNNNNNNNNNNNNNNNNNNNNNNNNNNNNNNNNNNNNNNNNNNNNNNNNNNNNNNNNNNNNNNNNNNNNNNNNNNNNNNNNNNNNNNNNNNNNNNNNNNNNNNNNNNNNNNNNNNNNNNNNNNNNNNNNNNNNNNNNNNNNNNNNNNNNNNNNNNNNNNNNNNNNNNNNNNNNNNNNNNNNNNNNNNNNNNNNNNNNNNNNNNNNNNNNNNNNNACAAATTGCAATCattaaaattaaagatgaaaaagaaggaggagttAGTAGAACAAAGCAGTGTAGAGAAGTTCATTCCAAGTATCAGGTAATCCAGGAAGGCACCAATGGCTGCAATCAGCTGAGTGGTCAGGGTTAGCTCTCTGCTGTGGACTCAATTCACCACTGTAAATTGAAGGGTGCCCATCTTTTCTTAATGCTGACAAGAATGTAGTGTCCATAAGATATGCAGGATTCTTCATTTCTCTGATCACCATATCCACAATCCTCATCTGCTCTGGATAGGGTCCAGGGTATGATGATGTGTCTCTGATAGGTGCTGTTTCACCATAGCAATTCTTTGTTGGCATCAATGTTGTTGTCTTCCTAGTATTCCATTCATTTGGGCTGTGGCAATTCAGTGACATTAAGTTTTAGCATTAGTTTCTGTTGTGTTAATTTTGTTGAAAAATAGAGTTTAGCTTGTTCAAACCATAGTTACATGGAACATAATACATTTTAGGACGGGAATGAATACAAGGTAAGTTACATGTAAAATATATGTTATGTGGGAAGTATATCCATGGTGTTCTAGTATGTAGTCGATACAAGTTACCTAATTGGAAAATTCATGTAACTATGGTTGAAACTTGAAACAATTAAAAGTTATTTGTCAGGGGAAAAAATACACTGGTGATCGGCGCATAGGAGAAGTTATCCTCTTAGCAAACCTTCTAACATGGTAGGTGATAAGGCCATGTTGAGAAATAAAGAGCTGCGACAAACTAAAATGAATCTAACTGTAAGTGATTTCTAACTATTTAACTAATCAACTAATTCTCTAATACGTATGATGCCAAAGGAGTTACAGAGTTCAAATCCAAATTGAGAAGCTTCATAAACAAATGGTATAAACTTGTAGGTACTTCACAGAATAAAATACCAAAACAATGCTGATAAATTATATCAAAGCCTTAAACGTGGTAGAGTACTACTCACATTAATAGTACAGTATTGTGGGTTGAATCCAACCAGAACTAAAGTGATTTATTTTTTGATATTGAAGCCTTGGACATTTCCATGTTCTATGCCACTAGCTTGCCCCATAACTTATATAGCACATGTACCTTTTGGCCATACCGGATATAAATGTTGTACTGTTTGAATCTTGGAAATATGTTAAGGATTATGTAAAGAGACACAAAAATAGACATATCATATCTAACATGTGcacattaaaaggaaaaaaaaaaaatttaaagcgGCATAAACTTTGTTGTATAAAATGTGTGTGTAGATAGTATTGGTTGGATGATGCATGAGCTTTATTATTTCACCGACACAACCTTTTCTCTTGATATGGGTCACTGGGATCCTGCTCTAGGAAAAAAACTTCACTCTTCTTTAGGTTTTAAAAGGTTTTTGTGAAAAGGCAATAAAAGTGCCATTGGCAACCTCATGTAAAAATGAATGAATAGCTATGAACTTGAAGAGGGGCAACAAGTGGTATGTTGGCATGCTTCTATAACCATAGATTTGACACAAATGAATTATACAAGTAATACAGCTTTTGAAGTGTGCTGCCATAATGTTGTGAATATTCTGGATAACTCGTTTTTTAATCTCCGTTTTGTAGGAAAACAAATTCCTATTAAATAATTCAGAAATATTAGCTCAAAATATAAGCATGATTTTTCTTGGAGTATCTTTTAGAATCTGCTTCATTTTTATAATATAATGATGTATGAAAAAATCATTATATAAATAACAGGATCCTAAATTTTGTAAAGTAGTATAAAGTAATGAATAATTCTATAATTATGTATATTTTAAGAATTGTAANNNNNNNNNNNNNNNNNNNNNNNNNNNNNNNNNNNNNNNNNNNNNNNNNNNNNNNNNNNNNNNNNNNNNNNNNNNNNNNNNNNNNNNNNNNNNNNNNNNNNNNNNNNNNNNNNNNNNNNNNNNNNNNNNNNNNNNNNNNNNNNNNNNNNNNNNNNNNNNNNNNNNNNNNNNNNNNNNNcatttatttttatgtgaagttgTTATTTTCTGGTAAAAATTCGCATACATTTGTCTTCATGTGAAGTTGTTATTTGAGAACCATTAAATAATTTGAGATACAATTATCTAATGTTTCTAAAAACTATCAATTTTACATTATGACAACTGCATATGAGTTTTcaactttttccttttttttttttaaacatcaaATAGATTTTAACTCAGCATCCAATAAAGTGCATTTTGCAATTTGCAAAGACTCCAATCATAAAGACAAGAAGACAACACAGGGATAAAAATTTCAACAGTAAGACAAGAACACTCAAATTTCAACAAAGCTAAATAGTGTGAGCTAGCTAAGCTATAACTCATGAGATTAGTCAAAAGAAGGGTCCTACTTACAGCCCTAACAACATCTCACCATATAAAACCAAATAGAAAAATGAGTTTAATTAGGCATAGTGAGAAAAGTTGGCAATAAATCAATAAATCATTTAATAAGCATATGCAACTAGCAGTTTAGTTATAAATAATGAAAATGTTGTTACTAGTTAATTATGAATAAAATGATGAAGTAAAAGACAAGATGTCTTTCTTACCAAGCACACTGTTATACTTATATCATGAAGCTAGGTATCTTACTACTTAAAATAAGATAATGTACAGAGGGAGATAAGGTAGATTCCTTACTTGTAATGTGTAGGAGAAATTGCTTGAAAGAAGACTTTGGTTCTGCTTCTATCAATGTTGTTGTCCACCCAATTAGCCCATGTTTTCATACCTATTTCCAAAGCTGCCAAGCGATCCATGTCTTGGTAGTACTTTCCTCTTAAATTTACATAATCCCAACTGCACTCCATTACTCAAAAGtcaaattattttacatataatTTCCATGTTATACTTTTAGAATGTGAATCCAACACACTAGAGTTTTCAGAAAGTGTAAAAGAACAAagcattataaaatatattttctttcaaAATTATCCTTCTAATAAGTAATACAGGGTAATTTTGTTAATTAAACACATCATAAGACCATTAATTTTGAAGGAAACGGCGACAAAAGGCATGATTTTATACCATTTGACAACTTCATGGTGTAAAGTGCATATGACACAAAGTTGAAAGGATGTATAATTGCATATTTTTTTCCTccttaaaaaggaaaaaaaattggcAAAATCCCAATATTTTCATTTAGATCATTTTTGCTATTTTAAGATAAGCAAGTTGAGAGTTAAAGACATTGTTGCATATTACCCCTGGAGAGATCCTTGATGAGTCCACCAATGGCCAGTGTTAAATGACAGAACATCAGCACTTTTCCatgcatctccattcctacctaCCTCTTCTAACCTTAGAATTCTCTTCCCTTGGAACACCTCAACATCCACCAAATAAGGTGCTCTGTAGAATGAAATGCTCATACCATAATCCTAACATACACAACATGCCAAAATTCAAAGCCCAATTAGGATCACATTCACATGTGTAGCTCCAATATTTTGTTTTCCCTTTTCTATATAGTCTATTTTCTATAGGGTAAATCATAATGATAATGTGGCTAAGTTTGTATCAACTAGGCAACATTAATGCCTGACAGCAATTTTTGGGTCCCCTAACTAAGAGAGCCTTGCAATAGTTATTGGACCATCACACATCAAATTTTAATTACAATCATGTCATAAAGCACTTTTTCTATAAATTCTTTGTCCTATTAcagaaagaaaaaagggaaacCTGCCACA includes:
- the LOC107610057 gene encoding protein PMR5 isoform X2, with protein sequence MARMSSFFSLLLLLHFLVPFQCHVAASSSSSSAKYHHNRNHSSACSLFEGSWVRDEEYPMPLYEYSRCPIIDPEFNCQMYGRPDSAYLTYRWKPLSCDLPRFNGIEFFMKMEGKTVMFVGDSLGRNQWQSLICMLSSAAPNARTQFLSGDPLSTFKFLDYGMSISFYRAPYLVDVEVFQGKRILRLEEVGRNGDAWKSADVLSFNTGHWWTHQGSLQGWDYVNLRGKYYQDMDRLAALEIGMKTWANWVDNNIDRSRTKVFFQAISPTHYNPNEWNTRKTTTLMPTKNCYGETAPIRDTSSYPGPYPEQMRIVDMVIREMKNPAYLMDTTFLSALRKDGHPSIYSGELSPQQRANPDHSADCSHWCLPGLPDTWNELLYTALFY
- the LOC107608886 gene encoding asparagine synthetase [glutamine-hydrolyzing] 1, with the protein product MCGILAVLGCSDDSQAKRVRVLELSRRLKHRGPDWSGLHQHGDCYLAHQRLAIVDPASGDQPLFNEDKTVVVTVNGEIYNHEELRKQLPNHKFRTGSDCDVIAHLYEEHGENFVDMLDGIFSFVLLDTRDNSFIVARDAIGVTSLYIGWGLDGSVWISSEMKGLNDDCEHFECFPPGHLYSSRERAFRRWYNPPWFSEAIPSAPYDPLALRHAFEKAVIKRLMTDVPFGVLLSGGLDSSLVASITSRYLATTKAAEQWGSKLHSFCVGLEGSPDLKAAKEVADYLGTVHHEFHFTVQDGIDAIEDVIYHIETYDVTTIRASTPMFLMSRKIKSLGVKWVISGEGSDEIFGGYLYFHKAPNKEEFHQETCRKIKALHQYDCLRANKSTFAWGLEARVPFLDKEFINVAMNIDPEWKMIKREEGRIEKWVLRRAFDDEEKPYLPKHILYRQKEQFSDGVGYSWIDGLKDHAAKHVTDKMMLNAGNIFPHNTPTTKEAYYYRMIFERFFPQNSAVLTVPGGASVACSTAKAVEWDASWSKNLDPSGRAALGVHMSAYDEKANSVSKAAEFEKIIPMESSHVGVAIQS
- the LOC107610057 gene encoding protein PMR5 isoform X1, giving the protein MARMSSFFSLLLLLHFLVPFQCHVAASSSSSSAKYHHNRNHSSACSLFEGSWVRDEEYPMPLYEYSRCPIIDPEFNCQMYGRPDSAYLTYRWKPLSCDLPRFNGIEFFMKMEGKTVMFVGDSLGRNQWQSLICMLSSAAPNARTQFLSGDPLSTFKFLDYGMSISFYRAPYLVDVEVFQGKRILRLEEVGRNGDAWKSADVLSFNTGHWWTHQGSLQGWDYVNLRGKYYQDMDRLAALEIGMKTWANWVDNNIDRSRTKVFFQAISPTHYNLSQLFISQHGLITYHVRRFAKRITSPMRRSPVPNEWNTRKTTTLMPTKNCYGETAPIRDTSSYPGPYPEQMRIVDMVIREMKNPAYLMDTTFLSALRKDGHPSIYSGELSPQQRANPDHSADCSHWCLPGLPDTWNELLYTALFY